Proteins encoded within one genomic window of Pseudorasbora parva isolate DD20220531a chromosome 3, ASM2467924v1, whole genome shotgun sequence:
- the chrm1b gene encoding muscarinic acetylcholine receptor M1 produces MNHNCTSQATNLTMDPLGGHQVWEVVLIVLVTGPLSLITILGNLLVVISIRVNSQLQTISNYFLLSLAVADLILGTVSMNLYTAYIIMGRWTLGHLACDLWLTLDYVVSNASVMNLLVISFDRYFSVTRPLTYRTKRTPKTAVVLIAVAWVVSFVLWGPAILFWPHVVGRPTGAEAQTCSIPFLKVPPLTYGTAIAAFYLPVSIMIILYWQIYWEIENRAKGLAGLVGSVKSTTGVLDGLDKQSWHQTSTKSNTSRTKEEHSRKGHGFAKGMSVEGFNTTRSKTSTILQKSVHKSCNSSWNIEDEDDSSLSSSTDEEHEQNTKAKAPSSNSAAIKLKDMQSRSGDTKVVQEQFNSLAEHPSREPHLKTSRKSEHSICHQLRAKHRISAIIKEKKAARTLSAILLAFILTWTPYNIMVLVSMSYCVPEKLWQLGYWLCYVNSTVNPMCYALCNESFRVTFKALLLCRRGDKRKWDTNSWNRHASVRQSKSCSKV; encoded by the coding sequence ATGAACCACAATTGCACCTCACAAGCAACAAACCTTACCATGGACCCGCTCGGGGGTCATCAGGTGTGGGAGGTGGTTCTGATTGTGCTTGTGACTGGACCTCTTTCCCTAATTACCATCCTGGGGAACCTCCTGGTGGTCATCTCCATCCGGGTTAACAGTCAGCTACAGACCATCAGTAACTACTTTCTTCTGAGTCTGGCGGTGGCAGACTTGATCTTGGGTACGGTGTCAATGAACCTATATACTGCATACATAATCATGGGCCGTTGGACATTGGGACATTTAGCTTGCGATCTGTGGTTGACGCTTGACTATGTAGTGAGCAACGCCTCAGTAATGAACCTTCTGGTCATAAGCTTTGACCGATATTTCTCAGTCACACGACCACTGACTTATCGAACAAAGCGAACCCCAAAGACAGCAGTGGTTTTGATCGCTGTTGCATGGGTGGTATCTTTTGTGCTATGGGGGCCCGCTATCTTGTTTTGGCCTCATGTGGTGGGACGACCAACCGGGGCTGAAGCTCAGACCTGTTCAATCCCGTTCTTAAAGGTACCTCCGCTAACATACGGTACGGCCATCGCTGCTTTCTACCTACCCGTCAGCATCATGATCATTCTGTACTGGCAAATTTATTGGGAAATCGAGAACAGAGCGAAAGGACTTGCTGGTTTAGTTGGGTCTGTGAAAAGCACCACAGGTGTTCTGGATGGGTTGGACAAACAATCATGGCACCAAACCAGTACCAAGAGCAACACGAGTCGCACAAAGGAAGAACATTCCAGAAAGGGACACGGCTTTGCCAAAGGAATGTCAGTTGAGGGTTTCAATACAACAAGAAGCAAAACATCAACAATTTTGCAAAAGTCAGTTCACAAGAGTTGCAACAGCAGCTGGAACATTGAAGATGAGGATGATAGCTCTTTGTCTTCTTCTACAGACGAGGAACATGAGCAGAACACCAAGGCAAAAGCACCTTCATCCAATTCAGCCGCGATTAAGCTTAAGGACATGCAAAGTAGATCAGGGGATACCAAGGTTGTGCAAGAACAATTCAACTCATTGGCTGAGCATCCCTCCAGAGAGCCCCACTTAAAAACATCCAGAAAGTCAGAACACAGCATTTGCCACCAGCTCAGAGCAAAACATCGCATCAGCGCGatcattaaagaaaaaaaagcagcCCGGACGCTAAGCGCAATCTTGTTGGCTTTCATCCTCACGTGGACACCATACAACATCATGGTTTTAGTTTCCATGTCATACTGTGTTCCTGAAAAGCTCTGGCAGCTGGGATACTGGCTCTGCTATGTAAACAGCACCGTCAACCCCATGTGCTATGCCCTCTGTAACGAGTCCTTCCGGGTCACCTTCAAGGCTCTGCTTCTTTGTCGTCGTGGAGATAAACGAAAGTGGGACACAAACAGCTGGAATCGCCATGCCTCTGTGAGGCAGAGCAAGTCTtgtagtaaagtgtaa